TCGTCGACACCATGGCCCGTTTCGACGACCTGCTCGTGGTCAAGACACCCGGCACGGCGCTGCGGCCAGAGGATGGGGCCGATTATGTCCTGACCCTCAACACTGCGCGGGCCGGCGACAAGATCGAGGGCTTCGTGCGGCTCAGTGCTGCAAAGGACGGCCGCATCGTCTGGACGACGTCCGGCGAGCGCAGCCTTGCCGCACTCGGTGACGGTTCGGAACTGCGCGAAATGGCGCAGCGGCTGGCGATCCGGCTCGTCCAGCCTTACGGCATCCTGCATGCCGACCTCAGGCTGGCCACGCTGCCGCCCGCGACCAGCTGTATCTATCAGGCGCTCAACGTCCGCCGGCACATGCGGGCCGAAGACCACCTCGCTGCCCGCAACTGCCTCGATGCGCTCATCGCGCGCGATCCCGAATTCCACCCGGCCTGGTCGCATCTGGCGCTGCTCACCGCCGACGAATACGCCTCCGGCCTGAACGTTCGTTCCGGCTCGCCGCTCGATCGCCTTCTTGCCGCCGCAGTCAATGCGGTGAGACTGGCGCCGGTGAGTGCACGCGCGCATCAGGCGATGATGGAGGCGCAGTTTCTGCGCGGCATGACGGAAGAGGCGCTCAAGTCGGGCCGGGAGGCTCTGGCGCGCAACCCTTACGATCCCGACATCATGGCGGATCTCGGCGCGCGCTATGTCCAGCTCGATCGGGCGGCAGAAGGGTTGCCGCTGCTCGAGCGCGCCGTCGCCCTGAGCATTGGCCGCCCGTCCTGGTACGATATCTACCTGTTCCTGGCCGCTCATCTGACCGGCGCCGACAAGCTGGCCGAGACCCAGGCTGCCTTGATCAAGTCGGACGAGACCCCCCTCGGCTTGATCGGGCGCGCCGTGGCGAGCGCTGCCGCCGACGATCGTGTCGATCTGGCGGAGGTCCTGCGGCTGCTCGGGCAGGTTGAGCCGCTGTTTGCCCTCGATGCGCGGCTCTATCTGACCCGCAAGGGGTTTTCCCCGGCTGCCAGCGACCGCATCCTCGCCGCCATCGGGCAGATCGGCCTGCAGCCCCGCTAGGGCAAGATATCCTGTGAACTCCTCTGGATGCGCCCGCGAGATTCGACGAAGGGCCTCGCAGGCGATGAATCCGGCCGCTATCCTGTGCTGGTCGCAGCTGATTCGTAGCGTCGCGTTCCCCTTCAACCCCTTGCGCGATTTCAGCCCTTGGCTCGCATCCGCCTCAGCGCTCTCTCTCCGGCCGCCAGCGGCGTCGCCGGCTTTTCGCTGGGCGCCGCCGCCATTTTGCTGCTGCCGGGGAATCTCGCCAACGCGATCGGCCTCCTGAGTGCAGGGCTCGGTCTTGCCGGGGCCGCGGCTCTCGCGCGTCGGGGCCGGACGCAGGAGCGCGAGCAGCTGCTTGCGGCGATCGGCGAGGTCAAGGTCCGTCTCGCGACCAATGCCATCCGCGTCGATACGATGGCGAAGCGCTTCGACCAGCTGCCGATGGCCGAGGCTGATGCTGCGCCCGCCAAGGCGATGCTCCACGAGCTGACGGCCGAGGTAGGCCTGCTTGGCGATCTCCTGCAACAGGTCGCAACGACGCTGGGCGAGCATGACGACCAGCTCAGCCGGATCGAGGGGCGGCTCGCCAATCCACAGCCGCAGCCGGCGCGTCTCGTGGCGTTTACGCCCGAGCGGACCGAGCCCCGCATTCCGGAGCCCCTGACCGCGAGCCGGCAGGACCCGACCGAGGCCGCGCGGCTTCGGGCCGCCGAGGAGCGCGCCGCCCTGATCAGCGAAGCGCTGGCCAAGGGGCAGGTCGAAGTCCATCTCCAGCCTATCGTCAGCCTGCCGCAGCGCCGGACCCGCGGTTACGAGGCGCTGGTCAGACTGCGGCTCGACGAGAAGACGTTGCTGCTGCCCTCCGAGTTCCTGACTACGGTCGAGGAGCGTGGCTTCGGGCCGACGCTCGATGCGCTCGTCCTGACGCGCGCCCTTGCCATAGCCCGTCACCTCGGCGGCAAGCCGGGCGAGCTCTTCGTCGCCTGCAATTTCAGCGCGGCGACCTGGGGTTCATCCCGCGCCCTGGCGGCGTTGTCGCGGATCCTGGAAAAATACCACGAGCATATCGGCAATCTCGTCATCGAGATGCCGCAGCGGGTCTTCAGGTCGCTGGAGCCGGCGAGCCTCGGGCTACTCGGCGCCATGTCGGCCAATGGCGTGCGCTTCGCGCTCGACCATGTCTCGGACCTGCGCTTCGATCCGATTTCACTGCACGATCGCGGCGTGCGCTTCGTCAAGGCTCCGGCGG
This sequence is a window from Bosea vestrisii. Protein-coding genes within it:
- a CDS encoding EAL domain-containing protein, translated to MARIRLSALSPAASGVAGFSLGAAAILLLPGNLANAIGLLSAGLGLAGAAALARRGRTQEREQLLAAIGEVKVRLATNAIRVDTMAKRFDQLPMAEADAAPAKAMLHELTAEVGLLGDLLQQVATTLGEHDDQLSRIEGRLANPQPQPARLVAFTPERTEPRIPEPLTASRQDPTEAARLRAAEERAALISEALAKGQVEVHLQPIVSLPQRRTRGYEALVRLRLDEKTLLLPSEFLTTVEERGFGPTLDALVLTRALAIARHLGGKPGELFVACNFSAATWGSSRALAALSRILEKYHEHIGNLVIEMPQRVFRSLEPASLGLLGAMSANGVRFALDHVSDLRFDPISLHDRGVRFVKAPAALLLAEARGGKLADIAVGDLAVQLARGSIQLVAEEVEDDPMVADMLDLGIAYGQGVVFSPPRPVRPEVFAEPQPEAAQASAVPVPPPASAEVVEHPALASPPVVKRVPFRDILRRATA